AGAGTGAAAACTCGTAGGCGTGCTCGGCTATGACGGTGGCCTCGATAGTCGACTTAATCTTCTCAGTGCTCCCGAGCACCTTGAGCACCTCCATGACTAAGTCCAGCATTTTCTCAAGCCCTTTGAGCTGAGCGTGCCTCCTCAGGCTCAGCCTAGCTATGGCCATCAGCGGCTCTGGCTCCAGGCTTTCGAGTGCAAGCACTCTATCGTAGAGCTCGTAGAAGGCCCTTCGGCTTATCCCCACCCTCCCCAGCCTTCCTAACCCTCCTCTGCTAATTGCCCCGAGCTCGTGGGCCATGATCAGAGGGCTGAAGAAGCTGGCCCCAGCCCTCCCGATTAGCGTTTCATTGATTAAGTCCCTCCCTCCAGCTATTGAGCTAACTCCAACCCACACCACTCCGTCCTCCGAGAGCGGGGCTACAAAGCCCCTGAGCGCATCAATATTGTGTATGCCCCAGGGCTCCACCCAGTGAATGGCCTTGGACATCCTTGCTATCAGCCCCGCTCTCCCGTAGAGCTCAGCCTTCACAGCCCCCTTTCCATGGACTCCTTCCTTCAACTCCTTCTTGGCCTCGTCCACGACCTCCCTAGCTTGAGCAACAGCGTGAGACAGGTGGTGCATGTAGTGAGCGAGCACTATGCCAACTGAGCACGACGCCCTATGCCCCATGCCCAAGGCCACGTAGCCACGCCTATTGTCCCATTCCCTCATGAACTCCTCTGATAGTCGCTGAGCCACGGGTAGAGCCCACTCAGCAGGTAGGAGGGCTAGCACGTCGTCTCCCCCAGCGTAGACGAGGGCTCCAAGGGAGCCCTCGACGACTCGAGACATCACCTCCTTAGCGTACCATAGGAGGGAGCGGCTTATCGCCACGTGGGCTGCAGGGCTCAGAGGCCTCCTATCGTCTAGGAGAGCTTGGAACTCACACTCCTTTAACGTCTCACTAAGCCTGTCGCGCGCGTTCAGGGGCACTGATAGCTTGAGCGGCGGGAGCTTGAGACCAGAGATCCAGCTGCCCATGTCGTCTCCATCGGAGTTCAGTATGGCGAACGTGTCCCCAACGTCGGTAGGCCAGGGCTCGACCTGAAGTAGGCCCTTAGCCTCCCCCTCCTTGGCCGCCTTTAGGTACTCCTTAACGAGCTTCCTTATCTCATTAAGCACCCCCTTCGCCCTGCCTATCGCCTCCTTAAGGCTCGGCTTCTGTTGAATGAGCCTGCTGAGCCTTTGAGCCTGCCTATCGTACGTGTCGAGGTCGAGGTACTCGCCAGAGAGCTTAAGGAAGAGCTCGAGGCCGTGGAGGTCTAACTCCCTCAGCCTCTCCCTAAGCTCAGCTATGTCTCGCTCAATGGCCCTCGGTTGCCTACTAAGTACGGTGAGTCCTCGAGCTTCCTTGGCTATGTCGAGCAGCAAAAAAAACAACCCCCCCCCCCCCCCCCCCCCCCCCCTAACCGCCTCCTTGGGGATGAGGCCGTCTAGAATAAGCTTCACCAATGCGTGCTTGTAGGTGGCCGCTGCGAAGTCTGAGG
This window of the Candidatus Nezhaarchaeota archaeon genome carries:
- the cas10 gene encoding type III-B CRISPR-associated protein Cas10/Cmr2, encoding SDFAAATYKHALVKLILDGLIPKEAVRGGGGGGGGLFFLLLDIAKEARGLTVLSRQPRAIERDIAELRERLRELDLHGLELFLKLSGEYLDLDTYDRQAQRLSRLIQQKPSLKEAIGRAKGVLNEIRKLVKEYLKAAKEGEAKGLLQVEPWPTDVGDTFAILNSDGDDMGSWISGLKLPPLKLSVPLNARDRLSETLKECEFQALLDDRRPLSPAAHVAISRSLLWYAKEVMSRVVEGSLGALVYAGGDDVLALLPAEWALPVAQRLSEEFMREWDNRRGYVALGMGHRASCSVGIVLAHYMHHLSHAVAQAREVVDEAKKELKEGVHGKGAVKAELYGRAGLIARMSKAIHWVEPWGIHNIDALRGFVAPLSEDGVVWVGVSSIAGGRDLINETLIGRAGASFFSPLIMAHELGAISRGGLGRLGRVGISRRAFYELYDRVLALESLEPEPLMAIARLSLRRHAQLKGLEKMLDLVMEVLKVLGSTEKIKSTIEATVIAEHAYEFSLSTLGQFKVALG